A stretch of the Malus sylvestris chromosome 10, drMalSylv7.2, whole genome shotgun sequence genome encodes the following:
- the LOC126586984 gene encoding F-box protein SKIP22-like yields the protein MQLQIITLNHRDELQEPSPNDSLCSLGFTSGDLVFCTLEPSFQTLASPSHPNLHSSAESPNRIEPQCSNFRNSETLIDKGGVMDDSIGEDPKSGGLNSETLVVSGAESMEIDDPSDRLGLERYSVPFFLKRVLREELGEDRSNHHKLLLIDVHAVLLESGFVGFNSLSSMLANQRTGSTISLSYTLPELLQNLGSDRNGVEGVVLKFQNLGHFVNVYGSLAFGGSSPHQICLDKNRFAPMIESIWENQNVNERDGLA from the coding sequence ATGCAATTACAGATCATAACACTCAACCACCGTGACGAGCTCCAAGAGCCATCCCCTAACGACTCCCTCTGCTCCCTCGGCTTCACCTCCGGCGATCTTGTCTTCTGCACCCTCGAACCTTCCTTCCAAACCCTAGCTTCGCCTTCCCATCCAAATTTGCACTCCTCCGCAGAATCCCCAAATCGAATTGAGCCCCAATGTTCGAATTTCCGTAACTCCGAAACCCTAATTGACAAAGGGGGTGTTATGGACGATTCGATTGGTGAAGATCCGAAGTCTGGAGGTTTGAATTCAGAAACCCTGGTAGTTTCTGGTGCCGAAAGTATGGAAATTGATGATCCGTCTGATAGGCTTGGGTTGGAAAGGTACTCGGTTCCATTTTTCTTGAAGCGAGTACTGAGGGAGGAGTTGGGAGAGGATCGTAGCAATCATCACAAGCTATTGTTGATTGATGTACATGCTGTGCTATTAGAGTCTGGTTTCGTTGGGTTCAATTCACTTTCGAGTATGTTGGCCAATCAAAGGACAGGTTCAACGATTTCGCTTTCATATACTTTGCCTGAGCTTTTGCAAAATCTGGGCAGTGATCGTAATGGGGTTGAAGGGGTTGTGTTGAAGTTTCAGAATTTGGGGCATTTTGTGAATGTTTATGGGTCTTTGGCCTTTGGCGGTTCTTCGCCCCATCAGATATGTTTGGACAAAAACAGATTTGCCCCAATGATCGAATCCATTTGGGAAAACCAAAATGTGAATGAGAGAGATGGGTTAGCCTAG